One region of Trinickia violacea genomic DNA includes:
- a CDS encoding ABC transporter ATP-binding protein has protein sequence MASVTLRNVAKRYDETEVLRNVNLDINDGEFVVFVGPSGCGKTTLMRMIAGLEDISAGDLNIDGSRMNDVPPAKRGIAMVFQSYALYPHMTLYDNMAFGLKLAGAKKPEIDAAVKNAAKILHIDHLLDRKPKQLSGGQRQRVAIGRAITRKPKVFLFDEPLSNLDAALRVKMRLEFARLHDELKTTMIYVTHDQVEAMTLADKIVVLSAGNVEQVGSPNRLYHAPANRFVAGFIGSPKMNFLGGVVDSVTTDGVLVRFETGETQRVAVEPGKAKVGDNVTVGIRPEHLHIVGTADYGIAARTMTVESLGDAAYLYAESSVAPDGLIARIPPLDHHDKGTTLKLGATPDHCHLFDSDGRAFERKIVEVRSAA, from the coding sequence ATGGCAAGCGTGACATTGCGCAACGTGGCGAAGCGCTACGACGAGACCGAGGTGCTGCGTAACGTGAACCTCGACATCAACGACGGCGAGTTCGTCGTCTTCGTCGGCCCGAGCGGCTGCGGAAAGACGACGCTGATGCGGATGATCGCCGGTCTCGAAGACATCAGCGCCGGCGACCTGAACATCGACGGCTCGCGCATGAACGACGTGCCGCCCGCCAAGCGCGGCATCGCGATGGTGTTCCAGTCGTACGCGCTCTATCCGCACATGACGCTCTACGACAACATGGCGTTCGGCTTGAAGCTCGCGGGCGCGAAGAAGCCCGAGATCGACGCGGCGGTGAAGAACGCGGCGAAGATCCTGCACATCGATCACCTGCTGGACCGGAAGCCGAAACAGCTCTCGGGCGGCCAGCGGCAGCGCGTCGCGATTGGCCGCGCGATCACGCGCAAGCCGAAGGTGTTCCTCTTCGACGAACCGCTGTCGAACCTCGACGCGGCGCTGCGCGTGAAGATGCGGCTCGAGTTCGCGCGCCTGCACGACGAACTGAAGACGACGATGATCTACGTGACGCACGATCAGGTGGAAGCGATGACGCTCGCGGACAAGATCGTCGTGCTGTCGGCGGGCAACGTCGAGCAGGTGGGCAGCCCGAACCGGCTCTATCACGCGCCGGCGAACCGTTTCGTCGCGGGCTTCATCGGCTCGCCGAAGATGAACTTCCTGGGCGGCGTCGTCGATTCGGTGACGACCGATGGCGTGCTCGTGCGCTTTGAGACGGGCGAGACGCAGCGTGTCGCGGTCGAGCCGGGCAAGGCGAAGGTGGGCGATAACGTGACGGTCGGCATTCGGCCCGAGCACCTGCATATCGTCGGCACGGCCGATTACGGCATCGCGGCGCGGACGATGACGGTGGAGTCGCTCGGCGACGCGGCGTATCTGTATGCTGAGTCGTCGGTCGCGCCGGATGGGCTCATCGCGCGCATTCCGCCGCTCGATCACCACGACAAGGGCACGACGCTCAAGCTCGGCGCGACGCCGGATCATTGCCATCTGTTCGACAGCGATGGGCGCGCGTTCGAGCGGAAGATCGTGGAGGTGAGGTCGGCGGCGTGA